The Endozoicomonas montiporae CL-33 genome contains a region encoding:
- a CDS encoding SPFH domain-containing protein, protein MGFEITAIAFVLLIAVLIATGVRMVPQGYNYTVERFGKYTKTLPPGLHVIVPVIDTVGNKMNMMEQVLDIAPQEVISSDNAQVTTDAVCFFQVQDAVRASYEVNDLPRAMQNLVMTNIRAVLGSMELDEMLSNRDRINGQLLTKVDEATDPWGLKVTRIELRDIAPPQDLVEAMARQMKAERDKRAQILEAEGAREAAIKVAEGEKQAQILQAEGELEAAKREAEARERLAEAEAKATEAVSQAIASGDQRAINYFVAQKYVEALKEVGAADNSKLIMMPLEASSVIGSLAGIKELVGDLSGNKSP, encoded by the coding sequence ATGGGATTTGAAATCACTGCTATTGCATTTGTACTGCTGATAGCTGTGCTGATTGCGACCGGGGTTCGAATGGTTCCCCAGGGCTATAACTACACAGTGGAGCGTTTCGGGAAGTACACCAAAACCCTGCCACCCGGGTTGCATGTTATCGTGCCGGTGATCGACACGGTGGGTAACAAGATGAACATGATGGAGCAGGTGCTTGATATTGCGCCACAGGAAGTGATTTCATCCGATAATGCCCAGGTCACCACCGATGCGGTGTGTTTCTTTCAGGTTCAGGATGCAGTAAGAGCGTCCTATGAAGTAAACGATTTGCCCAGAGCCATGCAGAATCTTGTAATGACCAATATTCGTGCGGTACTAGGTTCTATGGAGCTGGATGAAATGTTGTCTAACCGTGACCGCATCAACGGACAGTTGTTGACCAAGGTCGATGAAGCCACTGATCCGTGGGGTCTGAAAGTCACCCGTATTGAACTGCGTGATATTGCACCGCCGCAGGATCTGGTGGAAGCCATGGCGCGGCAGATGAAGGCGGAACGTGACAAGCGTGCCCAGATTCTTGAAGCCGAAGGTGCCCGTGAAGCGGCCATTAAAGTCGCTGAAGGTGAGAAGCAGGCCCAGATTCTGCAGGCTGAGGGTGAGTTGGAAGCCGCCAAGCGCGAAGCCGAAGCCAGGGAGCGACTGGCCGAGGCGGAAGCGAAAGCGACGGAAGCGGTTTCTCAGGCCATAGCCAGTGGTGATCAGCGGGCGATTAACTACTTTGTTGCCCAAAAATATGTCGAAGCTTTGAAAGAAGTCGGTGCAGCCGATAACAGCAAGTTGATTATGATGCCGCTTGAAGCCAGCAGTGTGATCGGCTCTCTGGCAGGTATCAAGGAGCTGGTTGGTGATTTGTCGGGCAATAAGTCCCCTTAA
- a CDS encoding NfeD family protein yields the protein MMDFLSSIQPWHWLIMGFLFLGLEALGTGGFLLGSALSGLLLAALLWLVPDLSWGWQLVWFGAGSLVLTVAYWKLFRRVNEKSDNHQLNNRAAQLVGRVVEVSETLVHGQGRVQVGDTLWKVQASEAIEAGAKVVVVGADGMTLLVERNSN from the coding sequence ATGATGGATTTTCTGTCGTCTATACAACCCTGGCACTGGTTGATTATGGGGTTTCTGTTTCTGGGCCTGGAAGCGCTGGGAACCGGAGGTTTTTTGCTGGGCAGTGCTTTGTCCGGATTATTGCTGGCTGCATTGCTCTGGTTAGTACCGGACTTAAGCTGGGGTTGGCAATTGGTCTGGTTCGGGGCGGGCAGCCTGGTGTTGACCGTGGCGTACTGGAAACTGTTCCGGCGCGTTAACGAGAAGTCTGACAACCATCAGCTTAATAACCGGGCTGCTCAGCTGGTTGGCCGGGTAGTAGAAGTTTCTGAGACGTTGGTTCATGGCCAGGGCAGGGTGCAGGTGGGTGATACACTCTGGAAAGTACAGGCTAGTGAAGCCATTGAAGCGGGTGCGAAGGTTGTTGTTGTCGGTGCGGATGGAATGACGTTGCTGGTTGAGCGTAACAGCAATTAA
- a CDS encoding fumarylacetoacetate hydrolase family protein: MKLASYQSGRDGQLHMVSSDLKLAIPVPDIASTLRDCLDNWDNLLPQLVRCQQDLNAGNLESKATPFNPARCSAPLPRATQWLDGSAYVNHVELARKARGAAMPERFWTDPLMYQGVSDNLLGPCDNIVANSAWGVDFEAELAVITDDVPMGCSAEEAHKHILLVTLCNDISLRNLIPDELEKGFGFVQSKPPSTFGPVAVTPDELGTYWQDGKLSLPMQVHFNNQPFGHPDCARDMTFNFNQLIAHAAKTRPLGRGTIIGSGTVSNKDKSTGSCCLVEQRMLEIIAGGQTLTPYLKAGDTVRIEVTTPEGQSLFGAIEQTYTGNS; this comes from the coding sequence ATGAAACTTGCCAGCTACCAGTCCGGACGAGATGGTCAACTGCACATGGTGTCCAGTGATCTCAAACTGGCGATACCCGTTCCCGACATTGCCAGTACCCTGAGAGACTGTCTCGACAACTGGGATAACCTGTTACCACAGCTTGTCCGTTGTCAGCAGGATCTTAATGCTGGCAATCTGGAGAGCAAAGCCACTCCCTTTAACCCGGCACGTTGCAGTGCTCCTCTGCCCAGAGCCACCCAATGGCTGGACGGAAGTGCCTATGTCAATCATGTCGAACTGGCCAGAAAAGCCCGTGGTGCTGCCATGCCAGAACGGTTCTGGACAGATCCCCTGATGTATCAGGGCGTTTCCGATAACCTGTTGGGTCCCTGTGACAATATTGTTGCCAATTCCGCCTGGGGCGTCGATTTTGAAGCCGAGCTGGCGGTGATCACCGATGACGTTCCAATGGGCTGCAGTGCTGAAGAGGCTCACAAGCACATTCTTCTGGTCACCCTGTGCAACGACATTTCGTTACGCAACCTGATACCCGATGAACTGGAGAAAGGCTTTGGATTTGTTCAGAGCAAACCGCCCAGCACGTTTGGACCTGTTGCAGTGACGCCGGATGAACTGGGTACTTATTGGCAGGACGGAAAACTCAGCCTGCCCATGCAAGTTCATTTTAATAACCAGCCTTTTGGGCATCCCGACTGTGCCCGGGATATGACCTTTAACTTCAACCAGCTCATTGCCCACGCCGCCAAAACCAGACCTCTGGGAAGAGGTACCATTATCGGTTCTGGCACCGTATCCAACAAAGACAAAAGTACCGGATCCTGTTGTCTGGTCGAGCAGAGAATGCTGGAAATCATAGCTGGAGGACAAACTCTGACACCGTACTTAAAAGCAGGAGATACCGTTCGCATAGAAGTGACCACACCGGAAGGGCAAAGCCTGTTTGGTGCCATTGAGCAGACTTATACGGGAAATTCCTAA
- a CDS encoding homogentisate 1,2-dioxygenase encodes MSQKPWIHLPLREGQCSRQAHCDLPEGTYERELGREGFFGPVTQMHHQHPPTGWSHFEGPLRPHALDLTKLNSTLDCPWSVTPFLYNQDTAIRYWQLPKSMEHLVRNSDGDELLFIHQGQGDFFCDYGHLSITEGDYLVIPRGTAWRIETPQPVDILMIENKDGCYRLPDKGVTGYNAIYDPAVLDHPEINDQFKAQQDENEWQIRIKRLDAISTLTYPFNPLDAVGWHGTNTVVRLNWRDIRPLTSHRYHLPPSVHTTFVGQGFVVCTFCPRPIETDPDALKVPFFHNNDDFDEVIFYHQGNFFSRDHIDAGMITFHPCGFPHGPHPKALKKSQEDPHTFTNEVAVMIDTRRPLQMSSQAEQVDIKAYADSWKSPL; translated from the coding sequence ATGAGTCAAAAACCTTGGATTCACCTGCCACTGCGTGAAGGCCAGTGCTCCCGGCAGGCACACTGCGATCTACCCGAAGGTACTTATGAGCGCGAACTCGGACGCGAAGGTTTTTTCGGTCCGGTGACACAGATGCATCACCAGCACCCTCCCACCGGCTGGAGCCATTTTGAAGGCCCGCTGCGCCCACACGCCCTGGATCTTACCAAGCTGAACAGTACACTGGACTGCCCATGGTCCGTTACGCCCTTTCTGTATAATCAGGACACTGCTATTCGCTACTGGCAACTACCAAAATCCATGGAGCATCTGGTACGAAACAGTGACGGCGATGAGCTGCTGTTTATTCATCAGGGACAGGGGGATTTTTTCTGCGATTACGGACACCTGTCCATCACCGAAGGCGATTATCTGGTTATCCCCAGAGGTACTGCCTGGCGAATAGAAACACCGCAGCCAGTTGATATACTGATGATCGAGAACAAGGACGGCTGCTATCGTTTACCTGATAAAGGTGTCACGGGCTACAACGCTATTTACGATCCCGCCGTTCTCGATCACCCTGAAATCAATGATCAGTTCAAAGCTCAGCAGGACGAGAACGAATGGCAGATTCGCATCAAACGGCTGGACGCTATTTCAACCCTGACTTATCCGTTCAACCCCCTTGATGCGGTTGGCTGGCACGGCACCAATACAGTCGTAAGACTGAACTGGCGCGATATCCGTCCTCTGACCAGCCATCGTTACCATCTGCCGCCATCGGTTCATACGACATTTGTCGGTCAGGGCTTTGTTGTCTGTACATTCTGCCCCCGCCCTATTGAAACAGACCCTGATGCGCTGAAGGTGCCCTTTTTCCATAACAATGACGATTTTGATGAAGTCATTTTTTATCATCAGGGCAACTTTTTCAGCCGTGATCACATTGATGCAGGCATGATTACCTTCCATCCCTGCGGCTTTCCCCACGGCCCACATCCTAAAGCCCTGAAGAAAAGTCAGGAAGATCCTCACACCTTCACCAATGAAGTGGCAGTGATGATTGATACCCGGCGTCCGTTGCAGATGTCCAGTCAGGCGGAACAGGTGGACATCAAAGCCTATGCCGATTCATGGAAAAGCCCTCTCTAA
- a CDS encoding potassium channel family protein, with the protein MNQQLVRLTWLAIVALLCALYFGSWFLMELSGEQGLTEPGVWFYYFVTTATTIGYGDLSPQTMGGRMVAAFFMMPGAVVVFAAFLGKMSSTFVNIWRKGMQGKGDYSMFDDHIVILGWNPEHTTQMVNLIYGDTRRIARKVVLCATEEMDNPFPDSVHFVRGENLHSEDLLRRSGIRSASRIIIYRGNDDKTLASCLTVVATGTDAHIVAWFDTQGMADLLKSHCPQVECHSDISMEMLVRSAQDPGSSRIQEQLLSTLQGPTQFSIIVPEGFGSVSFSRLMSYFKTEYEAMILGVAETVTGDDLQLNPDSDYQVKDKQVIYYMASERIHSHDVDWGKCR; encoded by the coding sequence TTGAATCAGCAATTGGTCCGGTTAACCTGGCTTGCCATTGTGGCATTGCTGTGTGCTCTGTATTTTGGCAGCTGGTTTTTAATGGAGCTTTCGGGCGAACAGGGACTGACTGAACCGGGTGTCTGGTTTTACTATTTTGTCACTACGGCCACCACCATTGGCTATGGTGATCTGAGTCCCCAGACAATGGGGGGGCGAATGGTGGCTGCGTTTTTTATGATGCCTGGCGCCGTGGTGGTGTTTGCGGCATTTCTAGGAAAAATGTCGTCTACTTTTGTCAATATCTGGAGAAAAGGCATGCAGGGAAAAGGCGATTATTCCATGTTCGATGACCATATTGTCATACTCGGCTGGAACCCTGAGCATACGACACAGATGGTAAACCTGATCTATGGTGATACCCGCAGAATTGCCCGTAAGGTGGTGCTGTGTGCAACAGAAGAGATGGATAATCCATTCCCTGATTCTGTTCACTTTGTTCGTGGGGAGAACTTGCACAGCGAAGATCTTTTGAGGCGATCCGGCATACGTTCGGCTTCTCGCATCATTATCTATCGTGGCAATGACGACAAAACCCTTGCCTCCTGCCTGACTGTGGTAGCGACAGGAACCGATGCCCATATTGTTGCCTGGTTTGATACTCAGGGTATGGCAGACTTATTAAAATCACATTGTCCGCAGGTTGAGTGTCATTCGGATATTTCAATGGAAATGCTGGTCAGGTCGGCTCAGGATCCGGGATCATCACGAATTCAGGAGCAATTGTTATCCACCCTTCAGGGGCCAACTCAGTTTTCTATCATTGTGCCTGAAGGTTTTGGATCGGTGAGCTTTTCCAGACTGATGAGTTATTTTAAAACAGAATATGAAGCCATGATTCTGGGGGTGGCAGAAACGGTTACCGGCGATGATCTGCAGTTGAACCCGGACAGTGACTATCAGGTGAAAGATAAGCAAGTCATTTACTATATGGCTTCCGAGCGAATCCATAGTCACGATGTTGATTGGGGAAAATGCAGATAG
- the greB gene encoding transcription elongation factor GreB produces MKSNLITRAGKEALQKELEWLWKVKRPQVTQAVSEAAALGDRSENAEYKEGKRELRSIDRRLRFLTKRLESVKVVDYSPEQEGKCFFGAWVEIESETGEILRCRIVGSDEIDVSKGHITIDSPMAKALIGKQVDDEVVVKTPEGEKFWFILKIQYQPFESV; encoded by the coding sequence ATGAAGTCCAACCTGATTACCCGCGCCGGAAAGGAAGCTTTGCAAAAAGAACTCGAATGGCTCTGGAAAGTGAAAAGGCCTCAGGTGACTCAGGCTGTATCAGAAGCCGCAGCCCTTGGAGACAGGTCTGAAAATGCTGAATACAAAGAAGGCAAGCGGGAGCTACGCAGTATAGATCGCAGGCTGCGTTTTCTGACCAAACGACTTGAGAGTGTAAAAGTAGTAGATTATTCACCAGAGCAAGAAGGGAAGTGTTTCTTTGGTGCCTGGGTTGAAATTGAGAGTGAAACCGGCGAAATCCTGCGTTGTCGTATAGTCGGTTCAGATGAAATTGATGTCAGCAAAGGTCATATTACCATCGATTCCCCTATGGCAAAGGCACTGATTGGTAAGCAGGTTGACGACGAGGTGGTCGTGAAAACCCCTGAAGGAGAGAAATTCTGGTTTATTCTTAAGATACAGTATCAACCCTTTGAGTCAGTTTGA
- a CDS encoding 3-deoxy-7-phosphoheptulonate synthase → MTALPIENLNIESQEVLVTPELLKQEIPVSEAAARTVSESRQIIRDIIDGKDPRLFIVIGPCSIHDVSAALDYAQRLKALSEEVGDTLYLVMRVYFEKPRTTVGWKGLINDPYLNDSFKIADGLHIGRRLLMDVAEMGLPTATEALDPISPQYLQDLVAWSAIGARTTESQTHREMASGLSSAVGFKNGTDGGLEVAINALNSVSKPHRFLGISGNGQVAVTRTKGNPYGHVVLRGGSEKPNYDSVSVAICEQELHKAGIKPNIMVDCSHANSNKDPSLQPLVLENVTNQIIEGNESIVGLMVESNIGWGAQKISDKMEYGVSVTDACIDWETTETTLRAMHNKLKDVLPARKRVQ, encoded by the coding sequence ATGACTGCATTACCTATCGAAAACCTTAACATTGAATCTCAGGAAGTACTGGTCACACCGGAACTCCTGAAGCAGGAAATTCCTGTCAGTGAGGCCGCTGCCCGTACCGTATCCGAAAGCCGTCAGATCATACGGGATATTATTGATGGCAAAGATCCTCGTCTGTTCATTGTTATTGGTCCCTGCTCCATCCATGATGTCAGTGCTGCTCTTGATTACGCCCAGAGGCTGAAAGCACTCAGTGAAGAGGTCGGGGATACCTTATATCTGGTCATGCGGGTGTATTTTGAAAAGCCAAGAACCACCGTTGGCTGGAAGGGTCTCATTAATGACCCTTACCTGAACGACTCTTTCAAGATCGCGGACGGCCTGCATATTGGCCGGCGCTTACTGATGGATGTGGCTGAAATGGGTTTACCGACAGCAACGGAGGCACTGGATCCCATTTCTCCCCAGTACCTTCAGGATCTGGTCGCCTGGTCAGCCATTGGAGCGCGTACCACAGAATCGCAGACCCACCGTGAAATGGCCAGCGGTCTGTCATCGGCGGTTGGATTTAAAAACGGTACGGATGGCGGACTGGAAGTCGCAATCAACGCTCTGAACTCCGTATCAAAGCCCCACCGTTTCCTAGGTATCAGCGGCAATGGTCAGGTTGCAGTCACGAGAACCAAAGGTAACCCCTATGGTCATGTCGTTCTGCGTGGCGGCAGTGAGAAACCGAACTATGACTCAGTCAGCGTGGCCATCTGCGAACAGGAACTGCACAAGGCCGGTATCAAACCCAACATCATGGTGGACTGCTCTCACGCCAACTCTAATAAAGACCCAAGTCTGCAGCCTCTGGTGCTGGAAAACGTGACCAACCAGATCATAGAAGGCAATGAATCTATCGTTGGACTGATGGTCGAAAGCAATATTGGCTGGGGTGCGCAAAAAATCAGTGACAAAATGGAGTACGGTGTTTCGGTGACTGACGCCTGCATCGACTGGGAAACCACAGAAACAACTCTGCGAGCTATGCACAATAAGCTTAAAGACGTTCTTCCCGCAAGGAAACGAGTTCAGTAA
- a CDS encoding sulfite exporter TauE/SafE family protein, producing the protein MDALLYISAGACVGFAVGLTGIGGGSLMTPLLLVFGFPAHIAIGTDLMYAALTKSGGVLTHHRQKSVDWLLVKAMCAGSIPTTIATIITLKYMFAGSDHYSLILTTCLGFMLSLTALVLFFRRQLMSIRILNNAQWSDQRRFNVTVMMGALLGVLVTLSSVGAGALGTAILLMLYPMLSPVKVVGTDIAHAVPLTLVAGLGHIWLGNVDFGLLGVLLIGSLPAVHFGTRLGRHLPENAMRILLASILLILGIRYLI; encoded by the coding sequence ATGGATGCATTACTCTACATTTCGGCAGGTGCCTGCGTGGGATTTGCGGTAGGTTTAACCGGTATCGGAGGCGGATCTCTCATGACTCCGCTACTGCTCGTTTTTGGTTTTCCGGCGCATATCGCCATTGGTACCGACCTTATGTATGCCGCCTTGACCAAGAGCGGCGGGGTGCTGACACACCATCGCCAGAAAAGCGTGGACTGGCTGCTGGTCAAAGCTATGTGTGCAGGCAGTATTCCTACTACCATCGCGACCATTATCACCCTGAAATACATGTTTGCCGGGAGCGATCATTATAGCCTGATCTTAACAACCTGCCTTGGTTTTATGCTTTCTTTAACCGCTCTCGTACTGTTCTTTCGTCGCCAGCTAATGTCAATCCGCATCCTGAATAACGCGCAATGGTCAGACCAGCGCCGCTTCAATGTCACGGTAATGATGGGGGCTTTGCTGGGGGTTCTGGTCACACTCTCGTCCGTTGGAGCCGGAGCACTGGGAACCGCTATTTTGTTGATGCTGTATCCAATGCTCTCCCCGGTGAAGGTGGTTGGTACCGATATAGCCCACGCCGTTCCACTCACCCTGGTCGCAGGACTTGGCCATATCTGGCTGGGCAATGTTGACTTTGGACTACTTGGTGTCCTGCTGATCGGTTCTCTGCCTGCAGTCCATTTCGGCACCCGTCTTGGACGACATCTGCCGGAGAACGCAATGCGCATTCTTCTGGCCAGCATACTGCTTATTCTTGGTATTCGTTATCTGATTTAG
- the cysB gene encoding HTH-type transcriptional regulator CysB produces the protein MKLQQLRYIWEVAHHDLNVSATAQSLYTSQPGISKQIRLLEDELGVEVFARSGKHLTRITPAGEKIIDTAGEILRKVESIKQVAQEFSDERKGSLSIATTHTQARYALPDIINKFIAQYPDVSLHMHQGTPIQIAEMAADGTVDFAIATEALELFNDLVMMPCYRWNRCVLVPKDHPLTQVSELTLQDVARYPLVTYVFGFTGRSKLDEAFMNEGLSPRVVFTATDADVIKTYVRLNLGVGIIAGMAYDPELDSDLVPLNASHLFEPSVTKIGFRRGTFLRGFMYDFIQQFAPHLTKEVVQDAISRHNKAEVDELFSGVQLPTH, from the coding sequence ATGAAGCTGCAACAACTGCGCTATATCTGGGAGGTCGCCCACCATGACCTCAACGTTTCAGCCACAGCGCAGAGCCTTTACACTTCCCAGCCCGGTATCAGTAAACAAATTCGATTACTTGAAGATGAACTCGGTGTTGAAGTGTTTGCCCGCAGCGGTAAGCATTTGACGAGAATCACACCTGCAGGCGAAAAGATCATTGATACTGCCGGTGAAATTCTGAGAAAAGTCGAAAGCATCAAACAGGTGGCCCAGGAGTTCAGCGATGAACGTAAAGGGAGTCTGTCTATTGCCACGACCCACACTCAGGCCCGTTATGCGCTGCCTGACATCATCAACAAATTTATTGCCCAATACCCGGATGTTTCACTGCATATGCATCAGGGAACACCTATCCAGATTGCCGAAATGGCCGCGGATGGTACCGTTGACTTTGCCATTGCCACGGAAGCTCTGGAGCTGTTCAACGATTTGGTCATGATGCCCTGTTATCGTTGGAATCGTTGCGTCCTTGTACCCAAAGACCATCCTCTCACCCAGGTATCGGAGCTGACACTTCAGGATGTTGCCCGTTACCCGCTGGTGACTTATGTATTTGGTTTTACCGGTCGCTCCAAGCTGGATGAAGCTTTCATGAACGAAGGGCTGTCGCCCAGAGTCGTATTTACTGCGACCGATGCGGATGTCATTAAAACCTATGTTCGCCTGAATCTCGGAGTCGGCATTATTGCCGGTATGGCCTATGACCCGGAACTCGATTCAGATCTGGTTCCCCTGAATGCCAGCCATCTGTTCGAACCCAGTGTCACCAAGATTGGTTTCCGCAGAGGTACTTTCCTGCGTGGCTTTATGTACGATTTCATCCAGCAGTTTGCACCACACCTGACAAAAGAGGTGGTGCAGGATGCGATTTCCCGTCATAATAAAGCTGAAGTGGATGAACTGTTTTCCGGTGTGCAGTTACCGACTCATTAA
- the thrH gene encoding bifunctional phosphoserine phosphatase/homoserine phosphotransferase ThrH — translation MEVVCLDLEGVLVPEIWIEFAKHTGIDELKATTRDISDYDELMSMRLGVLKKHGLGLAEIQLVIATLSPLPGAKDFLDWVRERYQLIILSDTFYEFADPLMVQLGRPTLFCHRLEIDQQGMVAGYRLRQEDPKRCSVKALKSLNYRVIAAGDSYNDTTMLSEADAGFLFHAPDNVIREFPQFPAIHSYEALQQAFLDVKFG, via the coding sequence ATGGAAGTGGTTTGTCTGGACCTTGAAGGGGTATTGGTTCCGGAAATATGGATCGAATTTGCCAAACATACCGGCATTGATGAACTGAAAGCGACTACCCGTGATATTTCGGATTACGATGAGTTGATGTCAATGCGTCTGGGTGTACTCAAAAAACACGGGCTGGGGCTCGCTGAAATTCAGCTGGTGATTGCTACGTTGTCGCCACTACCGGGTGCTAAAGATTTTTTGGACTGGGTTCGTGAACGTTATCAACTGATTATTCTGTCTGATACTTTTTATGAATTTGCTGATCCGCTGATGGTGCAGCTGGGACGACCCACCCTGTTTTGTCACAGGCTGGAGATTGACCAGCAGGGTATGGTGGCAGGCTACAGGCTCAGGCAGGAAGATCCCAAACGTTGTTCAGTCAAAGCACTGAAGTCACTTAACTATCGGGTGATTGCCGCTGGTGATTCCTACAATGACACCACCATGTTAAGTGAAGCCGACGCCGGTTTTCTGTTCCATGCACCTGATAATGTCATCAGGGAGTTTCCGCAGTTTCCAGCCATCCACAGTTATGAAGCGTTGCAGCAGGCATTTCTTGATGTGAAGTTTGGCTGA
- the pabB gene encoding aminodeoxychorismate synthase component I — MNELIIVDLDYLADSSLWFERFLNERLPCFLDSGGSGYSESHSRYDIISANPWAVVAVDNQGQTNVTYHKTNTVTRHDQQCCFELLSQLLEQMTPVSGSHLPFTGGAMGFWGYELASVLESRRIASREMQTPLMSVGLYHWALITDHELKKTHIVFHPDCSKPDREKVLALIDQQPDNQSATFKLTSNFKPSITKAEYEQAFNRIQDYILAGDCYEVNLTQEFTASYQGQSWAAYKKLRKVSPAPYSAYLSHPDFDILSHSPERFIKVLDRHVETHPIKGTRPRGTSDQEDRQHAEELLACEKDRAENLMIVDLLRNDLGKICKTGSIKVPRLFGLESYANVHHLVSTVTGELDEEHQALDALFHAFPGGSITGAPKIRSMEIIRELEASARNIYCGSIGYISTDGQMDTSITIRSLIAQNNRLHCWGGGAIVADSDCEQEYQESVTKVKNLMHGLENM; from the coding sequence ATGAACGAACTGATCATCGTTGATCTGGACTATCTGGCTGATTCCAGCCTCTGGTTCGAACGCTTTCTGAATGAGCGCCTGCCCTGCTTTCTCGACAGTGGCGGTTCTGGTTATTCAGAATCGCACAGTCGTTACGATATTATTTCTGCAAACCCCTGGGCTGTTGTAGCGGTCGATAATCAAGGCCAGACAAACGTCACATATCACAAAACCAATACAGTCACCCGACATGATCAGCAGTGCTGTTTTGAGCTGCTCTCGCAACTGCTGGAACAGATGACACCCGTTTCCGGCAGTCATCTGCCCTTTACCGGTGGAGCCATGGGGTTCTGGGGTTACGAACTGGCATCGGTGCTGGAATCAAGGCGTATCGCCAGTCGCGAAATGCAAACACCGCTAATGAGTGTCGGCTTATACCACTGGGCACTGATCACGGACCATGAACTGAAAAAAACACACATTGTATTTCATCCGGACTGTTCAAAACCCGACAGAGAGAAAGTTCTGGCACTGATTGACCAGCAGCCCGATAACCAGTCAGCGACGTTTAAACTAACCAGCAATTTTAAACCTTCCATCACCAAGGCTGAGTATGAGCAGGCTTTCAACCGTATTCAGGACTACATTCTGGCCGGTGACTGTTATGAAGTGAATCTGACTCAGGAATTTACTGCCAGCTATCAGGGGCAAAGCTGGGCAGCTTATAAAAAACTTCGAAAAGTCAGTCCTGCTCCTTATTCTGCCTATCTGTCACACCCTGATTTTGACATTCTCAGTCACTCCCCGGAGCGATTCATCAAAGTGCTGGATCGACATGTGGAAACTCATCCGATCAAAGGTACCCGTCCACGGGGAACTTCCGACCAGGAAGACAGGCAGCATGCCGAGGAGCTACTGGCCTGTGAAAAGGATCGTGCAGAAAATCTTATGATTGTTGATCTGCTACGCAATGATCTGGGCAAAATCTGTAAAACCGGCAGCATAAAAGTACCCAGGCTGTTCGGGCTTGAGAGCTATGCCAACGTCCATCATCTGGTCAGCACTGTCACCGGCGAACTGGATGAAGAGCATCAGGCTCTGGATGCTCTGTTCCACGCCTTTCCCGGCGGTTCCATCACCGGCGCACCCAAAATTCGTTCCATGGAAATCATTCGTGAACTGGAAGCCTCTGCACGCAATATTTATTGTGGCTCTATTGGTTACATCAGCACTGACGGTCAGATGGATACCAGCATTACCATCCGGTCACTGATTGCCCAGAACAATCGTTTACACTGCTGGGGCGGCGGTGCGATTGTGGCTGACTCTGACTGTGAACAGGAATATCAGGAGTCCGTGACCAAAGTTAAAAACCTGATGCACGGGTTGGAAAACATGTGA
- a CDS encoding GntR family transcriptional regulator, which yields MTADQQTAGKTIAQEVTTVLVNDIVTGVLPQGSKISEPDLSRRYQVGRGPLREAILRLEGMGLVVRAAHIGARVVTLTPADLSDIFSLREALEGMAARLAAESMSQHELDDLEQLLDKHADYLHRHDGQEYIEQQGEYDFHYRVIQGSDNQRLIQSLCNELYHLVRLYRHSSGRKGRPEQALDEHRMILKALQDRDGELAEMLMRRHIARSRKAIEQALGSGLA from the coding sequence GTGACAGCTGATCAGCAGACTGCTGGCAAAACCATTGCTCAGGAAGTGACCACTGTACTTGTCAATGACATCGTGACAGGGGTATTGCCACAGGGCAGTAAAATTTCTGAACCCGATTTATCCAGACGCTATCAGGTAGGCAGAGGTCCGTTGCGTGAAGCGATACTGCGCCTGGAAGGCATGGGGCTGGTGGTGAGAGCAGCCCATATTGGTGCGCGTGTGGTCACCCTCACTCCTGCAGACCTGTCTGATATTTTTTCTCTTCGTGAAGCTCTGGAAGGTATGGCAGCCCGACTGGCCGCAGAGTCTATGTCACAACATGAGCTGGATGATCTCGAACAGTTGTTGGATAAACATGCCGACTATCTGCACCGGCATGACGGTCAGGAATACATCGAGCAGCAGGGAGAGTACGACTTTCATTACCGTGTCATTCAGGGGTCTGATAATCAGAGATTGATACAGTCTCTGTGCAACGAACTTTATCATCTGGTACGACTTTATCGACACTCCAGTGGTCGTAAAGGAAGGCCTGAACAGGCTCTGGACGAACATCGAATGATTTTGAAAGCCTTGCAGGATCGTGATGGCGAACTGGCCGAGATGCTGATGCGTCGCCATATTGCCCGTTCCCGAAAGGCGATTGAACAGGCTTTGGGTTCCGGCCTGGCGTAA